In Populus alba chromosome 9, ASM523922v2, whole genome shotgun sequence, a genomic segment contains:
- the LOC118045485 gene encoding cytochrome P450 94C1: MDFLAAFSFLFFGFTILFSLFSFLIYVLRLKPWCNCDVCKTYLSSSWTKDFANLCDWYTHLLRKSKTGTIHVHVLGNIITANPENVEHMLKTKFENYPKGKPFSALLGDLLGRGIFNVDGDHWKFQRKMASLELGSVSIRMHAFDLIMCEIRSRLLPLLSSVADEQRVLDLQDVFRRFSFDNICKFSFGLDPGCLELSLPACKFAAAFDTASKLSAERALAPSPIVWKIKRLLSIGSEKELKEAIKKVNELAEGMINERRKAGFSKNNDLLSRFMTSITDEKYLRDIVISFLLAGRDTVASGLTSFFWLLSQRPEVESAIRAETEKVMGLNQDLPSFQEMREMHCLNAAVHESLRLYPPVQFDSKFSQEDDILPDGTFVPKGTRVTYHQYAMGRMEQIWGPDCLEFKPERWLKNGVFVPANPFKYTVFHAGVRICLGKEMALVEMKAVALAIIRGFNTRVVDPNQVPRFSPGLTATVRGGLPVVIQERGSLKTHQLPNNFPFEVIGRLI, translated from the coding sequence aTGGATTTTTTAGCtgcttttagttttcttttctttggttttaccatcttgttctctttgttttctttcttgatcTATGTTTTGAGGCTGAAACCATGGTGTAATTGTGATGTTTGCAAGACCTATCTTTCTTCAAGCTGGACCAAAGATTTTGCTAATCTTTGCGATTGGTACACTCACCTTCTCAGAAAATCAAAAACTGGTACAATTCATGTCCATGTTCTTGGCAACATCATCACTGCCAATCCTGAAAATGTTGAGCACATGCTGAAGACGAAATTTGAGAACTACCCAAAAGGGAAACCTTTCTCTGCACTCTTGGGTGATCTTTTGGGTAGAGGTATTTTTAATGTTGATGGTGATCATTGGAAGTTTCAGAGGAAAATGGCAAGCTTGGAATTAGGGAGTGTTTCCATAAGAATGCATGCTTTTGATCTCATAATGTGTGAGATTCGTAGCAGGCTACTTCCTCTCTTGTCATCAGTTGCTGATGAACAACGAGTTTTGGATTTGCAAGATGTGTTCAGAAGATTTTCTTTTGATAACATTTGCAAATTCTCATTTGGGTTAGACCCCGGATGCCTCGAGTTATCTTTGCCTGCTTGTAAATTTGCGGCAGCTTTTGATACCGCGTCAAAGTTATCTGCTGAGCGAGCCCTGGCGCCATCACCAATAGTCTGGAAGATCAAGAGGCTACTAAGCATAGGCTCGGAAAAGGAACTTAAAGAAGCAATCAAGAAGGTGAATGAGTTAGCTGAGGGAATGATAAATGAAAGGCGAAAAGCAGGCTTCTCTAAGAACAATGATTTGCTATCAAGATTCATGACGTCCATAACTGATGAGAAGTATCTCCGAGACATTGTTATAAGCTTTCTCTTAGCTGGTCGCGACACTGTTGCTTCAGGCCTAACCAGTTTCTTCTGGTTATTATCACAACGTCCAGAAGTAGAGTCAGCAATTCGAGCGGAGACAGAAAAGGTCATGGGGTTGAATCAAGACCTTCCTAGCTTTCAAGAAATGCGTGAAATGCACTGCCTAAATGCTGCAGTTCATGAAAGTCTGAGACTGTACCCACCAGTACAATTCGATTCTAAGTTTTCTCAAGAGGATGATATACTTCCTGACGGTACATTTGTGCCTAAAGGGACTAGGGTAACATATCATCAATATGCAATGGGTCGAATGGAGCAGATTTGGGGACCGGATTGTCTCGAATTCAAGCCTGAAAGATGGTTAAAGAATGGAGTTTTTGTGCCCGCAAACCCTTTTAAGTATACTGTTTTCCATGCTGGGGTTAGGATTTGCTTGGGCAAGGAAATGGCCCTAGTGGAGATGAAAGCTGTTGCGCTTGCTATAATCCGAGGGTTTAACACCCGGGTTGTGGATCCGAATCAAGTACCAAGGTTCAGCCCGGGTCTTACAGCCACCGTTAGAGGTGGCTTACCGGTTGTGATTCAAGAAAGGGGAAGCCTGAAAACACATCAGCTGCCTAACAATTTTCCCTTCGAGGTTATTGGCAGACTGATATGA
- the LOC140955924 gene encoding uncharacterized protein, with protein sequence MDDTNTSIIPINHSPVSVESPNLNHLPFGFKLNETNFKIWSRMIELHAAGLNKLGYLNGQNARMEEGNLGYSRWCIEDAVVRGWLLKTMEPHLIGLFIHLSSAKKIWDSVTQTFYDGADESQFYELRCKATRTKQNGRPVNLYYAELNSVWQEIDKKRPIKMMCTADLRTRQEEIQKDRIYDFLAGLDEVFDPVRSDLLRMKSVPGIEECFNTVRREAQRQVTMLGTKNTGEVIVMEVAIPETPVLKFMAIPNGS encoded by the exons ATGGATGATACAAATACCTCTATAATTCCTATAAACCATTCTCCAGTCTCTGTTGAATCACCCAACCTAAACCACTTACCCTTTGGATTCAAATTAAATGAGACAAACTTCAAAATCTGGTCACGAATGATTGAGCTTCATGCTGCTGGATTGAATAAACTTGGCTACTTAAATGGACAAAATGCTAGAATGGAAGAAGGAAATCTTGGTTACTCAAGATGGTGCATTGAAGATGCAGTGGTGCGAGGATGGCTGCTGAAAACCATGGAGCCTCATCTCATCGGCTTATTTATACACCTTTCATCAGCCAAGAAAATCTGGGACAGTGTAACTCAAACCTTCTATGATGGGGCTGATGAGTCTCAATTTTATGAGTTACGCTGCAAGGCAACAAGAACTAAACAGAATGGACGTCCAGTTAACTTATACTACGCAGAACTTAACAGCGTCTGGcaagaaattgataaaaaacgACCAATTAAGATGATGTGTACTGCAGACCTTAGAACCAGAcaagaagaaatccaaaaagatCGGATTTATGACTTTCTTGCGGGACTAGATGAGGTATTCGACCCAGTACGCAGTGATCTTCTTCGCATGAAATCTGTTCCAGGTATTGAAGAGTGCTTCAATACTGTTCGACGAGAGGCTCAACGCCAAGTCACCATGCTTGGCACAAAGAACACGGGTGAAG TCATTGTAATGGAAGTCGCCATACCAGAGACACCTGTTTTGAAATTCATGGCTATCCCGAATGGTTCTTAG
- the LOC118045553 gene encoding LOW QUALITY PROTEIN: subtilisin-like protease SBT4.15 (The sequence of the model RefSeq protein was modified relative to this genomic sequence to represent the inferred CDS: inserted 1 base in 1 codon; deleted 1 base in 1 codon; substituted 2 bases at 2 genomic stop codons) has translation MEKQTIFIFSVLLLATLSLSHGSKDKERKAYIVYMGNAPNTHHISTADRHHGFLSSALGDEDVARRIRIHSYGKSFDAFAAHLLPEEAERLKRDKNVVSVFLSTKRKLLTTRSRDFIGMPLSVERKPQVESSIVVGVFFLYLAERLIFPFXLVLEGSNLWXLSSGVYIDAPSFDDKGFGPLSSSSKGACQKGNNFTGCNNKVIGARSYDLENRRPDENTPVDDEGRGSHTSSTVAGISVEGASLYGLGQGTARGGVPSSRLAIYQVCYEDGCSDMDIMAAFDDAIQDGVHMISLSVGGPVSDYFNDAIAIGSFHAMKKGILTSFAAGNEGQLXPSVGNVAPWILTVGASGMDRQFRTPLTIGNSIKTSGISVNTFTPKARMYPLTSAAHVENPHSSTTAAFIRTVTNVGPEKSTYKAVVKAPKDVKVTVTPDTLVFNKVNEKKIFKVKVQGPPMEDTLVLSASLEWIDSNNHKVKSLIVISNMVLPIGI, from the exons ATGGAGAAACAAACAATCTTTATCTTCAGTGTCTTGCTTCTAGCTACATTGTCATTGAGTCATGGGTCCAAAGACAAGGAAAGAAAG GCTTACATTGTCTACATGGGAAATGCACCTAACACTCACCACATTTCTACTGCTGATCGTCATCATGGTTTTCTCTCATCAGCTCTCGGAGA TGAGGATGTAGCTCGACGGATTAGAATACACAGCTATGGAAAGAGTTTTGATGCATTCGCAGCGCATCTATTGCCAGAGGAAGCTGAGAGATTAAAAC GGGATAAAAACGTGGTCTCAGTGTTTTTAAGTACCAAGAGAAAGCTTCTCACCACAAGATCACGGGATTTTATAGGAATGCCTCTTTCAGTAGAAAGAAAACCTCAAGTGGAGAGTAGCATTGTTGttggtgttttctttttatacttggCTGAACGTCTGATCTTTCCCTTTTAGTTGGTGCTAGAGGGAAGTAACTTATGGTGATTATCCTCAGGAGTTTATATTGATGCCCCAAGCTTTGATGACAAAGGTTTTGGGCCACTTTCATCATCATCGAAGGGTGCTTGCCAAAAAGGAAACAACTTCACTGGCTGCAACAA CAAGGTAATAGGCGCGAGGTCATACGACTTAGAAAACAGACGTCCTGATGAAAACACCCCAGTTGATGACGAAGGCCGTGGCAGCCATACTTCCTCCACAGTAGCTGGCATCTCGGTTGAGGGTGCAAGC CTGTATGGCCTGGGCCAAGGCACTGCTCGAGGTGGGGTTCCGTCATCCCGGCTTGCAATCTATCAAGTGTGCTACGAAGATGGGTGTAGTGACATGGACATAATGGCTGCATTTGACGATGCTATCCAGGATGGTGTTCATATGATATCATTGTCAGTCGGTGGGCCAGTTTCAGATTACTTCAACGATGCGATTGCGATCGGATCATTTCATGCAATGAAGAAAGGGATCCTGACTAGTTTTGCGGCAGGGAATGAAGGCCAGC TACCTTCAGTAGGAAATGTGGCTCCTTGGATTTTAACTGTTGGTGCTAGTGGCATGGATAGGCAGTTCAGGACTCCTCTTACCATTGGAAATAGCATTAAGACTTCT GGAATTTCTGTCAACACCTTCACACCAAAAGCAAGGATGTACCCTCTTACCAGCGCAGCACAT GTTGAAAATCCTCACTCTAGCACCACAGCTGCTTTCATACGGACAGTAACAAACGTAGGACCTGAAAAATCTACCTACAAGGCAGTGGTGAAGGCACCAAAGGATGTCAAGGTCACTGTAACTCCTGATACATTGGTCTTCAATAAggttaatgaaaagaaaattttcaaggtGAAGGTACAAGGGCCACCAATGGAGGATACCCTTGTTTTGTCAGCTTCACTAGAATGGATTGACTCAAACAATCATAAGGTGAAGAGTCTTATTGTTATTTCTAACATGGTGCTTCCCATTGGGATATAG